TCAGTCCCGAGCAGGTAAGGGTGGCATCCGTGGGACAAAGCCAGGCCGAGTACTGCGAGGAAGTCTGCGCCGAGCTTCGCCGCCGGGGAATCAGGGTCGCAAGCGATTTGCGAAACGAGAAGCTAGGATATAAGGTTAGGGAAGCGCAGGTAATGAAAATCCCCTATCTGCTGGTTGTAGGAGACAAGGAGGTCGAAACGGGAACGGTTGCTCCCAGAAAATACGGTGGGGACGCCATGGAGGCGTTGCCTGTGGATGATTTTATCGAAATCGTCACCGGGGAGAACGATCCCTACAGCTGGATGGAGGTAAAGGCATAGCTAGAAGGAGAAGGAGTAATTCCCGGGCCCGCGTCCCTGAGACTCGCGTTAACAGGAGGATTACCTCAAAGGAGGTCAGGCTCATAGATGTCGAGGGTGAGCAGCTGGGAGTCGTAAGCATTGAAGACGCCTTGCGGATTTCGGAGGAAAAAGAAGTCGATCTGGTTGAGGTCGCATCAAACGCTACCCCGCCCGTATGCAGACTCATGGACTACGGGAAGTTCAAGTACGAACTTAGAAAACAACGGAGCGCGAAAAAACAGAAAGATCAGACGGTAAAGGAGATAAAATTTCGACCCAACATAGGGGAACACGATCTTGAAGTCAAGGTAAACCGGATGAGGGGTTTTCTTGAAGCGGGTCACAAAACCAGGATGAGGATATTTTTCAGGGGCAGGGAAATAGTTCATCCGGAACTCGGCCGCGAACTTGCAAATGAGGTTCGCGAGAAACTGTCCGATGTGGCCTCGGTGGACATGGAGCCCAAAATAGAGGGCAAGAACCTGATAATGATTCTTGTACCGGCAAAAAAACAGTGAGGGATTTACCAGATGCCTAAGATGAAAACGAACCGCAGCGCGGCGAAAAGATTTTCCGCTACGGGAAGCGGGAAGATAAGAAGAAACAAGGGTGGCAAAAGCCATATAAACGTAAAGAAAAGCTCAAAGAGGATGCGGAGACTGCTGGAGCCGGATTTCCTTGAAGGTTCCGCCGCCAAGAAGATCAAGACCTATGTTCCTTACCTGTGAGCTGATACAGACGGAGAATACCGATGCGCATAAAAAGAGGAGTCACTTCCAGAAGACGTAAAAAAAGAGTTCTTAAGCTTGCCAAGGGGTACTGGGGCAGAAGAAAGAACAATTTCAGAAGGGCTAAGGAAACCATACTCAGGGCGCTTGCCTATTCCTACAGGGACCGGCGCCGCAGAAAAAGGGATTTCAGGGCGCTTTGGATCATGAGGATAAACGCCGGCGTAAGACCCTTCGGTCTTTCATACAGCAGGTTCATCGACGCGCTCAAGAAATCGGGGGTCGAGCTTGACCGCAAAAGCCTCTCTGAGCTTGCCGTAAGAAACCCCGAGAGCTTCAAGGCCGTAGTGGAGTTTGCGACCTCGAAAAAAGGCTGATTTCCGCCCCGACCGGGGCTTTGTTCTTATTTCCTGCTAAACCAAATCTATTCCGGGATCGTGCGGGTCGTGCTCAAGCGGGCAGCCCTCGCAGTGGGGTGTCTTCCGGCAGTGGAGTTTTCCCGTTTTTACTATGAGCGCGTGGTACTCTCCGAAAACTTCCACATCGACCGAGAGGCTTCGTACAAAAAGTTTCTGCATTTCCGAGTAGCTTGCTCCCTCGGGAATCAGGCGGTGGCGGCGGAGAATTCTCCGGGAGTAGTTATCGACCACGAACACAGGTTTGCCGAGCGCATAGAGCAATATTGAGTCAGCCGTCTCTTCGCCGATGCCGTTCACTGAGAGCAGCTTTTCCCTGAGTCTGTCGGTGTCCTCAGCCAGCATGTTCTCCATCACTCCTCCGTAACCGGCAAACAGGAAGTCGATGAAGTTCTTAAGCCTCTTTGCTTTTAAGTTGTGATATCCGCAGGGGCGGATCAAGACTGCGAGCTGCTCATGGGATACCGCTCTGAGTTTTTTTGCAGAGAGCATTGAATTCTCCCTGAGCGCCTCTATGGCTTTTTCCACGTTCACCCAGGAAGTGTTCTGAGTGAGTATGGCTCCCGTCGCGCACTCAAGCCTCGTCCGGGCGGGCCACCAGTTCTGCGGGCCGTATCTTCCGTAAAGAACTGAGTAGAAATCCCGTATTCTTCGGGAGTTTCCTCTATCGGTCAACCTGCTGCGCCCCCGCCGCTTTTGCGGTTAACGTGGGAGACAATCATGAAAAAGGCGGCTGAAAGAGCATATCCGACTGCCCACTTGGCTCCCGTTCCGAAACCGAGAGAATAGAGGTTTCCCTCAACCGAGATTTCTCCCGCGTGTATGAAGCCGAAAAACGCCATCACGGCTCCCGCTCCCATCCACGCTGCCGCCTGGTTTAGCCTGCGTTCAACGAGGCAGACGGCTGTTGCGGCCCAGACCACCGACGAAAGCATGAATCCCTGGGAAAGTGCTACCAGCCCGGGCAATTGAAGACCCGAAAAGACAAACGCGTTGAGGTTCTCAAACGCACGGGTGGCCACCGAACCGTCCGATATAGCGGCTCCCACCGCCGAGACGGTCTGGGAAACCACCACGGTTCCCCACGCCGCAAGTGCTGGTATCAGTCCCAAGGCCACGGCGGGAGCATGGGAGCGGGGAGTGGTCTGAAACGCTTGAGATGTCATCGCGAGCCCTATCCATATAAGTATTATTCCCGCGGCTTCGATCGGCACCAGCGCCGAGACCAGGGAACCCAAGCCGACAAGCGATACCACGGCGAAGAAAATTCCGTTTATTACCGAGTATCCTCCTTTCGCCCCCATTTCCTTCCATCCCGGATGTCCTATATATATGGTCGTTGGGAAGCACGACCCGAAAAGTGAGGCAGCTATCGATCCCGCACCGTTAACCGCAAGGCACGATCCGGTGGGGTAGGGGTCTCCCGCGGCCTCGGCGGACTCTATGTTCTGAAGGGACCCGAGGATATTGTAAAGACCCATAGGAAGCACGACCGGAATCAGCACCGAGCGCACGAGGGGATCAGAAAGCCCTGCTACAAGATCCCCCAGGATCGGAACGGGCAGATAGAATCCCACGTCGCCAAGAGCTTGGCTCACGGCAGGTCCCGACACCGTTGTTTCCGCTCCGAATCCCACCGCAAAGAGAAGCCACGCGGTGAATATTCCCAGGACGAGCGCCAGGCCGACTCCCGGAATTCCAAGCGGAAGCCTCGTTCTTGAGAGCAGGGTGAACAGCAGCACTCCCAGAGAGAGCAGGGCGACCAGGGGATAGGCGAAGCATCTTGCGGCAAAGTCCATGCAGAGAAACGCCACGGCTATTCCGGCAAGGGAAGTGAGCAGCGCGGCGCGCGGAGTCGCCTTTCTGATCCTCTCGGCTACAAGGGATCCTGCGAGTTCAATGACTCCGGAGAGAAAGCAAGCCGCGACCCCGACGCGCCAAGCCACAAGCGCGGCTTCCTGAGGGGGGACTCCCCGGCTTTCGGCCGCCAGTTTCGCCGGGATCATTACCAGGAAGATGAAGGCGAACAGGGAAATCGTGTTTACTCCGTAGGGAAGCGCCGTTACGTCTTTTCTTCCGGTGGCTGCCGAGAGTCGTTGCGCAAGCCATGCGTAGTAGAGATTGCCGATAATAAGCGATATCGCTATGGCAGGGAGGACCGAGGAGACGACGAACTCCCTTTGCAGACCCACAAGTCCGGTGAGCAGTATCATGATCAGAACGTACTGGACGAGGTTGTCCACCATGAGGCCGAAAAAGCCTTCTGCGTCGGAGAACGAAAAAAGAGGCTGTGCCCCCGCGGGGAAAAAGAGGTGTCTCATGTCTTATTCCGGGGTTGCGTGGAACCGCAGAAGCAAACGGCGAACCTGCGATCAACTATCGATTATAATGAAAAAGACAGCACAGGCAAAGACGGACCCTCGCGCCTGATTCCCGCGTATGTGACCGCAGCCGACGATTTTCCCGCTGTGCCCGGCAATGGGTATCAGCTACAAGTTCACCCTTATCATTGCCTGAACAACTGATTCCTTGACCCCCGAGATGCCAAACTTGTTGTGCCAATACCACCACTCAATACCGACATATACCTTCCCCTGCCTATTCACCAGACGACCCGCATCCAGCAGGAGCTGGGGCTGCATAAGAAAGTTTTGTTTTTCATAGGCGGATGTTTCAGCCTCACCCTCTGAGCCGGCCCAGTCGAAATAGCCATTAAACATCCAGTGCGCCGGCCCCGTTTCGAAGGTCGTATTCCAAACCACTGTCACCTGCCAAGTTGTTCCGGCAAGGTCCGGATTCTCCCTTAAGTAGCCGTTTGTCTGGACGAAGTTAAACCCGGGCACATCAAGGTCCACCGCGGCGCCAACGAGATAGTTGGTAAAGTCTTCTCCCTTTTCCAAAGTGCCGGACAGAAGCACGTCTTTCGCCGGCCCTGCGGAAAAAGCTTTACCGCTTATTTTGGAGAAGCTCAGACGGGGCGACCACTCCCCATAGAATGAACTGTTACCTCTCAATGGTCGGATATCCACAAAGGCAAAGTTATCGCCATAGGCCCATCCGTTAATCCATTCCAGAGTGAGGGTTTCCGCTTTCTCACGCTCCAGTTTGAAGTCCGCGCCATAGAGCAACTGGGCATTGAATGCATTCCAGGTCTGCGCTACTGCCGGCGCAGACGGTAACAAGACAAGCAAACAGAGGCATACGGCGTAGACAGTTATTTTGGGGTAATTCATCTTGCGTTCAGCTTCCGGCTTCCGCCCGCCCGGCACACGGCCTGCCAAGGCGGCATTGACGATGGTCTGTCCTAAATTTGGTATTCCGACTCCATTCAATCATGAAATCATTATACGGAGTTTATCATAAAGATAATTTTCATGTCGTATATCCAGTTGTCCATTACCCGCACCGCTGGTGAAGGGGAATTTAGGGCGGTTCCTCGAGGTTATTTTGACAGTCCACTTTTTTGGATGTTTAATCTAGTATATGACTTACACCCCTTTATACGAAACACACAAGAGTTTCGGGGCGAAGATGATCGATTTTGCCGGGTGGAAGCTTCCTCTTCAGTTTGAAGGTATAAGACGGGAACACATGGCGGTCAGGACGGCCTGCGGCCTTTTCGACGTAAGCCACATGGGAGAAATAGAGATCACGGGGACCCAGGCTGAAGCCGTCTGTCAGAAGCTTAACACCAACGACATGGCGGGGCTCCGGGACGGCCGGGCCCGCTACGGTCTTTTCTGCTACCCCGACGGTGGGGCGATTGACGACCTTATAACCTACAGGTTTTCGGCTGATCATTTCCTTGTGTGCGTAAACGCGTCCAACACCGAGAAGGTCTACCGCTGGATCGGTGATAACTGCGAGGGATTTGATGTTGAGATAACCGATGCGAGTTCGGCCTACGCGCAGATCGCCGTTCAGGGACCTCGTTCTGTATCAGTAATGGAAAGGGCGCTTGGCGAAGAGAGCGTGCGGGATTTTCCGAGGTTCTCTTTCAGGATCCTTGAGGGTGATGCGGCAGGGGCTATAGCGGCCAGGACGGGTTACACGGGTGAAGACGGCTTTGAACTGTTCGTGCCCGCGGGAGACGCGGTCGGGATCTGGGAGAAGCTTTTTGAAAGCGGGAGCGAATTCGGGATTGCTCTTTGCGGTCTGGGAGCGCGCGACACGCTTAGGATGGAAGCCGGATATCCTCTTTACGGAAACGAACTGGATGAGAAAACGACTCCGGTCGAGGCTGGCCTTAATAGATACGTGAAGATGGACAAGGGCGATTTTATAGGCAGAGACGTGCTCTTGGAGCAGGTGGAGAGCGGAGCGGCCAGGGAAAGCATCGGTTTTAAGATGCTTGATAGGGGGGTTCCCAGACACGGCTATGGGGTAGTGAAGAACGGAAAAAAAATAGGAGAGGTTACAAGCGGCACCATGTCACCGGTTCTTGGTATTGGCGTGGGCATTGCTTCGGTTGCCTCGGGTGAAGTTAAGTGCGGAGATGAGATAGGAATTGAGATCCGGGGAGATGTGAGAAAGGCGGTTTCTTCTGAATTTCCGCTTCATAAAGACGGTATGTCTTAATCAAAGAACATAAAGGAGCATTTAGGTTATGAGTGTACCGAAAGACTTGAAATACACTGAGGAGCATGAGTGGGTGAGATTTGAAGAGGACAGGGCCGTGATCGGAATAACGGATTACGCCCAGGAAGCCTTGGGGGAGATAGTTTTTGTTGAACTGCCGGTTGAAGGAGAAGAACTCGTTCAGGGAGACTCCTTCGGTGCGGCGGAGTCGACAAAGGCGGTTTCTGAGCTTTTCGCTCCGGTCTCGGGGGAAATTGCCGAGGTGAACGATCTTCTCGTGGATTCCCCGGAACTTGTAAACGCCGACCCTTACGGTGACGGATGGATCGTAAAGATTCATACCGACGAACTTGACGCAAGCGAAGTCGAGAGTCTTCTTGATCCTTCCGGTTACGAAGAACTGATAGAAGACGAGGAAGATGCCTGATATGTCCCGGTGGCATGGATGGGGCGATTATTTGGGGAGAATTGTGATTGCGAAACGAAAACGGCATTTATGAACAAGAGGATTTTTTCTCGGCGAGGCACATAGGTCCCACGCCCGAGGAAGCACGCCAGATGCTTTCGTGCGCTGGGGCGGAGAGCCTTGAGGAACTGGTGCGGGAAACCATACCGGCTGACCTGCTTTCAGAGATTGAGATGGCCGTTCCCGCTGCCATGACCGAGAGCTCCTATCTTGACCATATAAGGGCTATTGCACGCGAGAACACTATATTCAGGTCGTACATAGGTCTGGGTTACTACGACTGCGTGGTCCCGGCAGTCATCTCAAGGAACATTCTCGAGAATCCAAGCTGGTACACCCAGTACACTCCTTACCAAGCCGAAATATCGCAGGGACGGCTTGAAGCCCTCCTTAACTTCCAGACGGTGATTTCGGAACTTACGGCTATGGAACTTTCAAACGCCTCGCTGCTCGATGAAGCAACGGCGGCTGCCGAGGCCATGGCCATGTTTCACAGGCTGAGCGGCGCTAAACGGGAGAAGGCGGACGCAGACAGGTTTTTCGTTTCCCGAAGATGTTTTCCCCAGACCATTGATGTTCTGAGGACACGGGCGGAGCCTCTTGGGATAAGGGTCGTGGAGGGAGAAGAGGATCAAATTTCGCTTGACGGGAGCTTTTTCGGTGCGCTTCTGCAGTATCCGGACGCCTTCGGTGAAGTCAGGGACTACTCGGAATTCGTAAAAACCGCTCACGCTCACGGCATAATGGTTGCAGTTGCGGCCGATCTCATGAGCCTTGCGCTGCTTACGCCTCCCGGGCGCTTCGGCGCCGACGCCGTCGTGGGAACTTCGCAGAGACTCGGGGTTCCGGTCGGCTACGGCGGTCCTCACGCCGCGTATTTCGCCACGAGGGAAGAGTTCGGAAGGCAGGTTCCCGGAAGAATAATAGGGGTGTCTCTTGATGGCAACAAGAACCCCGCCTACAGAATGGCCCTTCAGACAAGGGAACAGCACATAAGAAGAGAGAGGGCCACTTCCAATATATGCACCGCCCAGTCTCTGCTTGCCATAATGTCCTCGATGTATGCGGTTTACCACGGTCCGGCCGGGCTGCGGCGCATCTCAGGGAGGATAAACACCCTTGCTAAGATGCTTGATCTGGGCCTCAGGGAAATGGGGCTTTCCCAGTTGAACGGAACGTTTTTCGATACCCTGCTCGTGGATCTTTCGTCATGCGGAGAAGGGGCCTGCGATGTACTTCGTGCAAATGCCCTCAAAAGGAAGATCAATTTCAGGTATCTTCCGGACCAGAAAATCTGCATATCACTTGACGAGACCGTCACCGAGGGGGATGTCGCGGAGATACTTTCGCTTTTCTCAGAGTCCCTCGGACTTGAGGAGAAGGTGTCCGTTGCCCCGGACAGCGTTTCTGACATTGCGTCTGTGCCCGATAGTCTTGTGAGGAAAGGAGATTTTCTTTCTCAGCCGGTATTTAACCGCTACCACTCGGAAACACTTATGCTCAGGTACATAAAGAGCCTTGAGGGCAGGGATCTTTCTCTGGCTAATTCCATGATCCCTCTTGGCTCCTGCACAATGAAACTCAACGGCACGACGGAAATGATTCCGATAAGCTGGGAGGAGTTCTCGAGAATACACCCCTTTGTGCCCCGCGACCAGGCAGCGGGTTACGCACAGGTGATCAACGATCTCGAAGAATATCTATGCGAAATAACGGGGCTTAGTGCCTGCTCGCTTCAGCCCAATTCGGGAGCTCAGGGGGAGTACGCGGGCCTCATGGTAATACGCAGGTACTTTGAGGAGAGAAAAGAGACTGAGAGGAACGTGGTGCTGATTCCCTCTTCTGCGCATGGAACCAATCCCGCAAGCGCCAGGATGGCTGGAATGGACGTCGTGGTAGTAAAATGCCGGAAAAACGGGGATGTGGACATAGATGACCTTCACCGCTGCTGCCGGAAAAACGAGGGGAAAGTTGCATGTCTTATGATTACCTATCCTTCGACTCACGGGGTATTCGAGTCCGGGATAAGGGAGATATGCGACATAATTCACTCAAACGGCGCGCAGGTTTACATGGACGGGGCCAATCTTAACGCGCAGGTAGGTCTTTGCTTTCCCTCTCTCATCGGCGTTGACGTATGTCACATAAACCTGCACAAGACTTTCAGCATTCCCCATGGAGGCGGAGGTCCGGGAATGGGTCCCATATGTGTCGCGTCCCATCTTGCTCCGCATCTCCCCGGACATTGCGTTGTGGAAGGGGTAGGGGACGAGAAGCCCTGCGGAGCGATATCCGCCGCTCCCTGGGGAAGCGCTAGCATACTGCTTATATCCTACGGATACATAAGGCTTCTTGGAAGGGATGGAATGACCGAGGCTTCCCGGCACGCGATACTGAACGCCAATTACATAAAAGCCCGTCTTGGGGAGCACTACGATATTCTCTACGAAGGTGAGAACGGAAGAGTTGCCCATGAATTCATACTTGACCTGCGCGAACTTGGAAAAAGCGCGGGAATAACAGTGGAAGATGTGGCCAAAAGGCTCATGGACTACGGATTCCACGCGCCGACTATGTCATGGCCGGTTGCGGGAACCCTTATGGTGGAGCCCACCGAGAGCGAGTCCATGGAGGAAATGGACAGATTCTGCGAAGCTATGATAAAGATACGCGGGGAAATCCAGGAGATTATAGACGGTGTCGCAGACTCTTCGGACAACCTCCTTGTAAACTCTCCGCACACGGTTCTGGATCTTGCGTCTTCTGACTGGAAACACCCCTATTCACGCCAGCAGGCATTTTTCCCGCTTCGGTATCTGAGGACCAGCAAGTTCTGGCCGCCGGTTTCGAGAATAGACAACGCCTACGGTGACAGGAATCTGGTGTGCACGTGCCTTCCCATCGAAGCCTACTCGGATGAAGAGTAAACTTGGACTTATCTCTACATGTAGCAGTTGTGCCTGACGTCCTCAAGCCACCAAGTTACCTGAAAAGAGTTCCGGTTTCGCAAGAGCACAGGAGTTCTGTAATTCAAAAGACTTGCGGAGGACCCAATGCTCGGACCGCAGGCGGAATGTCGTTACGCTCAGACGGCCTGTTTTCAGGACAGAAAAACCCCGGTTCTTCCACAAACTTTCTTATGGTCTCCGCATTAGGTCCCTCTGAGTAGTCCTGTCCTATATAAACCGGAAGGCGGTTGCGGATCACAAGAGGCCCTGGGTCATTCCATTCTCCTTCTTCCCCTGCTCTGCCGACAGTTCTCGAATTTATGGAAACTACTTTGCCGTC
Above is a window of Candidatus Dadabacteria bacterium DNA encoding:
- the infC gene encoding translation initiation factor IF-3 codes for the protein MARRRRSNSRARVPETRVNRRITSKEVRLIDVEGEQLGVVSIEDALRISEEKEVDLVEVASNATPPVCRLMDYGKFKYELRKQRSAKKQKDQTVKEIKFRPNIGEHDLEVKVNRMRGFLEAGHKTRMRIFFRGREIVHPELGRELANEVREKLSDVASVDMEPKIEGKNLIMILVPAKKQ
- the rpmI gene encoding 50S ribosomal protein L35 is translated as MPKMKTNRSAAKRFSATGSGKIRRNKGGKSHINVKKSSKRMRRLLEPDFLEGSAAKKIKTYVPYL
- the rplT gene encoding 50S ribosomal protein L20, producing the protein MRIKRGVTSRRRKKRVLKLAKGYWGRRKNNFRRAKETILRALAYSYRDRRRRKRDFRALWIMRINAGVRPFGLSYSRFIDALKKSGVELDRKSLSELAVRNPESFKAVVEFATSKKG
- a CDS encoding endonuclease III domain-containing protein gives rise to the protein MTDRGNSRRIRDFYSVLYGRYGPQNWWPARTRLECATGAILTQNTSWVNVEKAIEALRENSMLSAKKLRAVSHEQLAVLIRPCGYHNLKAKRLKNFIDFLFAGYGGVMENMLAEDTDRLREKLLSVNGIGEETADSILLYALGKPVFVVDNYSRRILRRHRLIPEGASYSEMQKLFVRSLSVDVEVFGEYHALIVKTGKLHCRKTPHCEGCPLEHDPHDPGIDLV
- a CDS encoding NCS2 family permease, translated to MRHLFFPAGAQPLFSFSDAEGFFGLMVDNLVQYVLIMILLTGLVGLQREFVVSSVLPAIAISLIIGNLYYAWLAQRLSAATGRKDVTALPYGVNTISLFAFIFLVMIPAKLAAESRGVPPQEAALVAWRVGVAACFLSGVIELAGSLVAERIRKATPRAALLTSLAGIAVAFLCMDFAARCFAYPLVALLSLGVLLFTLLSRTRLPLGIPGVGLALVLGIFTAWLLFAVGFGAETTVSGPAVSQALGDVGFYLPVPILGDLVAGLSDPLVRSVLIPVVLPMGLYNILGSLQNIESAEAAGDPYPTGSCLAVNGAGSIAASLFGSCFPTTIYIGHPGWKEMGAKGGYSVINGIFFAVVSLVGLGSLVSALVPIEAAGIILIWIGLAMTSQAFQTTPRSHAPAVALGLIPALAAWGTVVVSQTVSAVGAAISDGSVATRAFENLNAFVFSGLQLPGLVALSQGFMLSSVVWAATAVCLVERRLNQAAAWMGAGAVMAFFGFIHAGEISVEGNLYSLGFGTGAKWAVGYALSAAFFMIVSHVNRKSGGGAAG
- a CDS encoding DUF5020 domain-containing protein; its protein translation is MNGVGIPNLGQTIVNAALAGRVPGGRKPEAERKMNYPKITVYAVCLCLLVLLPSAPAVAQTWNAFNAQLLYGADFKLEREKAETLTLEWINGWAYGDNFAFVDIRPLRGNSSFYGEWSPRLSFSKISGKAFSAGPAKDVLLSGTLEKGEDFTNYLVGAAVDLDVPGFNFVQTNGYLRENPDLAGTTWQVTVVWNTTFETGPAHWMFNGYFDWAGSEGEAETSAYEKQNFLMQPQLLLDAGRLVNRQGKVYVGIEWWYWHNKFGISGVKESVVQAMIRVNL
- the gcvT gene encoding glycine cleavage system aminomethyltransferase GcvT — its product is MTYTPLYETHKSFGAKMIDFAGWKLPLQFEGIRREHMAVRTACGLFDVSHMGEIEITGTQAEAVCQKLNTNDMAGLRDGRARYGLFCYPDGGAIDDLITYRFSADHFLVCVNASNTEKVYRWIGDNCEGFDVEITDASSAYAQIAVQGPRSVSVMERALGEESVRDFPRFSFRILEGDAAGAIAARTGYTGEDGFELFVPAGDAVGIWEKLFESGSEFGIALCGLGARDTLRMEAGYPLYGNELDEKTTPVEAGLNRYVKMDKGDFIGRDVLLEQVESGAARESIGFKMLDRGVPRHGYGVVKNGKKIGEVTSGTMSPVLGIGVGIASVASGEVKCGDEIGIEIRGDVRKAVSSEFPLHKDGMS
- the gcvH gene encoding glycine cleavage system protein GcvH, producing the protein MSVPKDLKYTEEHEWVRFEEDRAVIGITDYAQEALGEIVFVELPVEGEELVQGDSFGAAESTKAVSELFAPVSGEIAEVNDLLVDSPELVNADPYGDGWIVKIHTDELDASEVESLLDPSGYEELIEDEEDA
- the gcvP gene encoding aminomethyl-transferring glycine dehydrogenase produces the protein MRNENGIYEQEDFFSARHIGPTPEEARQMLSCAGAESLEELVRETIPADLLSEIEMAVPAAMTESSYLDHIRAIARENTIFRSYIGLGYYDCVVPAVISRNILENPSWYTQYTPYQAEISQGRLEALLNFQTVISELTAMELSNASLLDEATAAAEAMAMFHRLSGAKREKADADRFFVSRRCFPQTIDVLRTRAEPLGIRVVEGEEDQISLDGSFFGALLQYPDAFGEVRDYSEFVKTAHAHGIMVAVAADLMSLALLTPPGRFGADAVVGTSQRLGVPVGYGGPHAAYFATREEFGRQVPGRIIGVSLDGNKNPAYRMALQTREQHIRRERATSNICTAQSLLAIMSSMYAVYHGPAGLRRISGRINTLAKMLDLGLREMGLSQLNGTFFDTLLVDLSSCGEGACDVLRANALKRKINFRYLPDQKICISLDETVTEGDVAEILSLFSESLGLEEKVSVAPDSVSDIASVPDSLVRKGDFLSQPVFNRYHSETLMLRYIKSLEGRDLSLANSMIPLGSCTMKLNGTTEMIPISWEEFSRIHPFVPRDQAAGYAQVINDLEEYLCEITGLSACSLQPNSGAQGEYAGLMVIRRYFEERKETERNVVLIPSSAHGTNPASARMAGMDVVVVKCRKNGDVDIDDLHRCCRKNEGKVACLMITYPSTHGVFESGIREICDIIHSNGAQVYMDGANLNAQVGLCFPSLIGVDVCHINLHKTFSIPHGGGGPGMGPICVASHLAPHLPGHCVVEGVGDEKPCGAISAAPWGSASILLISYGYIRLLGRDGMTEASRHAILNANYIKARLGEHYDILYEGENGRVAHEFILDLRELGKSAGITVEDVAKRLMDYGFHAPTMSWPVAGTLMVEPTESESMEEMDRFCEAMIKIRGEIQEIIDGVADSSDNLLVNSPHTVLDLASSDWKHPYSRQQAFFPLRYLRTSKFWPPVSRIDNAYGDRNLVCTCLPIEAYSDEE